In a single window of the Metopolophium dirhodum isolate CAU chromosome 2, ASM1992520v1, whole genome shotgun sequence genome:
- the LOC132939784 gene encoding probable peptidoglycan muropeptide transporter SLC46, producing MTYDTSGVKREKSSPPEDNHESWQAMSIMSKAKFMLKHCTVEPMLGCYIVSSVLASLATQNLNLQKACRVNLRLDNSTCSALESRTMNNYTREDEVVVQELVADMIIWKTIVQSSIPSVLIIFIGSWSDRNHKRKPCMLIPIIGEFLTSIGLLVCTYYFYDLPMEVAGLVESVPPAMTGGWMTMFMAVFSYVGDVTTVKMRTLRIGIVNVFCSVGVPIGTALSGVLFRELGFYGVYIIATVLYIFAFVYGMVFIKETKPEISIESKEPPRETSCVDFLKDFFSLSHIKEAVRVTFKEGQYNRRLRIIALMVVVIVVMGPLHGEMSVMYLFTRVRFNWDEVNYSMFSTYSMITNLVGTMFSVGVFSHMLQIDDALIGVISCMSKILAGFVYAFATTDFVFYLAPLVDIVNGTSFIAMRSIISKLVPPDELGKVNSLFGVCEALVPLIYGPMYSAVYKATLKTVPGAFFLLGGALTAPAALIFLWMYNEHKKERREKEAEIRDEKKKSEALKKKNSLDFRISSHDFDLKTILDRRTQTHRGSGQFSSLGLDNIAFQMEEGTTKGK from the exons ATGACCTACGATACTAGTGGGGTAAAACGCGAGAAGTCGTCGCCACCAGAAGACAACCACGAATCATGGCAGGCCATGAGCATCATGTCAAAAGCCAAATTCATGCTGAAACATTGTACGGTGGAGCCGATGTTGGGATGCTATATAGTGTCCAGCGTGTTGGCGTCGCTCGCCACGCAGAATCTGAACTTGCAGAAGGCGTGCCGGGTGAACCTCCGGCTGGACAACTCCACGTGCTCGGCGCTGGAGAGTCGGACGATGAATAACTACACGAGGGAGGATGAGGTGGTGGTTCAAGAACTGGTGGCCGACATGATAATATGGAAGACGATCGTGCAGAGCAGTATACCGTCGGTTCTAATAATATTCATCGGGTCGTGGAGCGACCGGAACCACAAGCGCAAACCGTGCATGCTGATACCAATCATCGGTGAATTCCTCACCAGCATTGGCCTGTTGGTCTGTACTTACTACTTTTACGATCTCCCGATGGAGGTGGCCGGGCTCGTGGAGTCCGTACCGCCAGCTATGACTGGCGGATGGATGACCATGTTCATGGCCGTGTTCAGCTACGTCGGAGACGTGACTAcg GTGAAAATGCGAACGTTGAGAATCGGTATAGTGAACGTTTTCTGTTCTGTGGGTGTGCCCATCGGTACCGCGTTATCTGGTGTACTGTTCCGAGAACTCGGATTTTATGGCGTATACATCATAGCCACAGTATTGTACATATTTGCTTTTGTGTATGGCATGGTCTTCATCAAGGAGACGAAACCAGAGATAAGTATTGAGAGTAAAGAGCCACCGAGGGAAACGTCCTGTGTGGATTTCCTCAAGGACTTTTTCAGCCTGAGCCATATTAAAGAGGCCGTCCGAGTGACATTTAAAGAAGGACAGTACAACCGAAGACTAAGAATTATTGCTTTGATGGTTGTCGTCATCGTCGTAATGGGCCCTTTGCACG GTGAAATGTCTGTGATGTATCTGTTTACACGTGTAAGATTCAATTGGGACGAAGTGAACTACAGTATGTTTTCCACGTATTCAATGATTACTAATCTTGTAG gTACAATGTTTTCGGTTGGAGTGTTCAGTCACATGCTGCAAATCGACGACGCCTTGATTGGAGTAATATCATGCATGAGCAAAATATTGGCCGGATTCGTTTACGCGTTTGCCACAACGGATTTCGTATTTTATTTGG caCCACTTGTTGATATTGTAAACGGCACATCATTTATCGCCATGAGATCGATTATTTCCAAGCTCGTACCACCCGATGAACTAG GAAAGGTAAACTCGCTTTTTGGCGTATGTGAAGCTCTGGTGCCCCTAATTTATGGACCAATGTACAGCGCTGTATACAAGGCCACGCTGAAGACGGTTCCTGGAGCGTTTTTCTTACTTGGTGGCGCATTAACTGCTCCTGCTGCTCTCATATTTCt atGGATGTACAATGAACATAAAAAGGAACGGAGAGAAAAAGAAGCAGAGATCAGAGACGAAAAAAAGAAATCTGAGgcgttgaagaaaaaaaatagtttggaCTTCAGGATATCCTCGCACGACTTCGACTTGAAAACTATATTAGATAGACGGACACAGACTCACAGAGGTTCGGGACAATTTTCAAGTCTAGGATTGGACAACATCGCATTCCAGATGGAAGAAGGAACTACCAAAGGCAAATAA